In Cinclus cinclus chromosome 13, bCinCin1.1, whole genome shotgun sequence, a genomic segment contains:
- the KLHL25 gene encoding kelch-like protein 25 isoform X1 has protein sequence MFKSHEVSGKSSAAMSVSVHENRKSRTSTGSMNILLFHKASHPDCVLSHLNTLRKHCMFTDVTLWAGNRSFPCHRAVLAASSRYFEAMFSNGLRESLDDEVNFHDSLHPEVLELLLDFAYSSRIIINEENAESLLEAGDMLQFHDVRDAAAEFLEKNLYPSNCLGMMLLSDAHQCRRLYELSWRMCLVNFETVHKSEDFNNLSKDTLLDLISSDELEIEDEEKVFKAVMQWVKYDLDERKAYLPELLRNVRLALLPSECLKEALACEDLIMVDERNKLVLDEAIQCKKKILQNDGVVTSPCARPRKAGHTLLILGGQTFMCDKIYQVDHKAKEIIPKADLPSPRKEFSACAIGCKVYITGGRGSENGVSKDVWVYDTVHEEWSKAAPMLIARFGHGSAELENCLYVVGGHTAVAGVFPASPSVSLKQVEKYDPVSNKWMMVAPLRDGVSNAAVVSARLKLFVFGGTSIHRDMVSKVQCYDPAENRWTIKAECPQPWRYTAAAVLGSQIFIMGGDTEFTAASAYRFDCETDQWTRIGDMTAKRMSCHALASGNKLYVVGGYFGTQRCKTLDCYDPMSDTWNCITTVPYSLIPTAFVSTWKHLPS, from the exons ATGTTTAAATCACATGAGGTGTCTG GCAAGAGCTCCGCCGCCATGTCTGTCAGCGTCCACGAGAACCGTAAATCCCGCACCAGCACCGGCTCCATGAACATCTTACTTTTTCACAAGGCCTCCCACCCGGACTGCGTCCTGTCCCACCTGAACACCCTGCGGAAGCACTGCATGTTCACCGATGTCACCCTCTGGGCAGGGAACAGGTCGTTCCCATGCCATcgggcagtgctggctgcctcCAGCAGGTACTTCGAGGCCATGTTCAGCAATGGCCTCCGGGAGAGCCTGGATGACGAGGTAAACTTCCATGACAGCCTCCATCcggaggtgctggagctgctgctggacttTGCTTACTCCTCTCGGATCATTATCAACGAGGAGAATGCCGAGTCCCTCTTGGAGGCTGGGGACATGCTGCAGTTCCATGACGTCCGAGATGCAGCAGCTGAGTTCCTGGAGAAGAACCTCTACCCTTCCAACTGCCTGGGCATGATGCTGCTCTCGGATGCTCATCAGTGCCGGCGGCTCTATGAGCTCTCCTGGAGGATGTGCCTGGTCAACTTTGAGACTGTTCACAAGAGTGAGGACTTCAACAACCTTTCCAAGGACACTTTACTGGACCTCATCTCCAGTGATGAGCTAGAAATCGAGGATGAAGAAAAGGTCTTTAAGGCTGTCATGCAGTGGGTGAAATATGATCTGGATGAGCGGAAGGCTTATCTCCCAGAACTTCTGAGGAATGTTCGCCTGGCTTTGCTTCCTTCTGAATGCCTCAAGGAGGCCTTGGCTTGCGAGGACTTGATCATGGTGGATGAAAGGAACAAGCTTGTCCTGGATGAAGCTATTCAGTGCAAGAAGAAGATCCTCCAGAATGATGGGGTGGTCaccagcccctgtgccaggcctcGCAAAGCTGGGCACACCTTGCTGATCCTGGGAGGACAGACCTTCATGTGTGATAAAATCTACCAAGTGGATCATAAAGCAAAGGAAATCATTCCCAAAGCAGATCTGCCGAGTCCACGGAAGGAGTTTAGTGCCTGTGCCATTGGCTGCAAAGTGTACATCACTGGAGGCAGGGGCTCAGAGAACGGAGTCTCCAAAGATGTTTGGGTTTATGACACTGTGCATGAGGAATGGTCCAAAGCTGCCCCGATGTTAATTGCTCGGTTTGGGCATGGCTCAGCTGAATTGGAAAACTGCCTGTATGTGGTTGGCGGACACACTGCAGTAGCTGGAGTCTTCCCCGCATCTCCTTCTGTTTCCTTGAAGCAAGTAGAGAAGTACGACCCCGTATCCAACAAGTGGATGATGGTGGCTCCGCTGAGAGATGGAGTGAGCAATGCTGCAGTGGTGAGCGCCAGGCTGAAGCTCTTTGTCTTCGGTGGGACCAGCATCCACCGAGACATGGTGTCCAAAGTCCAGTGCTATGATCCAGCTGAGAACCGATGGACGATCAAAGCCGAGTGCCCGCAGCCCTGGCGCTACACGGCGGCCGCTGTCCTGGGCAGCCAGATTTTCATCATGGGAGGAGACACAGAGTTCACGGCAGCCTCCGCCTACCGCTTCGACTGCGAGACAGACCAGTGGACACGCATCGGGGACATGACGGCCAAGCGCATGTCCTGCCACGCCCTGGCCTCAGGGAATAAACTCTATGTGGTAGGAGGTTACTTTGGCACTCAGAGGTGCAAAACGTTGGACTGCTATGACCCTATGTCAGACACATGGAACTGTATCACCACAGTGCCTTACTCGCTCATCCCCACAGCTTTTGTCAGCACCTGGAAGCACTTGCCCTCGTGA
- the KLHL25 gene encoding kelch-like protein 25 isoform X2: MSVSVHENRKSRTSTGSMNILLFHKASHPDCVLSHLNTLRKHCMFTDVTLWAGNRSFPCHRAVLAASSRYFEAMFSNGLRESLDDEVNFHDSLHPEVLELLLDFAYSSRIIINEENAESLLEAGDMLQFHDVRDAAAEFLEKNLYPSNCLGMMLLSDAHQCRRLYELSWRMCLVNFETVHKSEDFNNLSKDTLLDLISSDELEIEDEEKVFKAVMQWVKYDLDERKAYLPELLRNVRLALLPSECLKEALACEDLIMVDERNKLVLDEAIQCKKKILQNDGVVTSPCARPRKAGHTLLILGGQTFMCDKIYQVDHKAKEIIPKADLPSPRKEFSACAIGCKVYITGGRGSENGVSKDVWVYDTVHEEWSKAAPMLIARFGHGSAELENCLYVVGGHTAVAGVFPASPSVSLKQVEKYDPVSNKWMMVAPLRDGVSNAAVVSARLKLFVFGGTSIHRDMVSKVQCYDPAENRWTIKAECPQPWRYTAAAVLGSQIFIMGGDTEFTAASAYRFDCETDQWTRIGDMTAKRMSCHALASGNKLYVVGGYFGTQRCKTLDCYDPMSDTWNCITTVPYSLIPTAFVSTWKHLPS; the protein is encoded by the coding sequence ATGTCTGTCAGCGTCCACGAGAACCGTAAATCCCGCACCAGCACCGGCTCCATGAACATCTTACTTTTTCACAAGGCCTCCCACCCGGACTGCGTCCTGTCCCACCTGAACACCCTGCGGAAGCACTGCATGTTCACCGATGTCACCCTCTGGGCAGGGAACAGGTCGTTCCCATGCCATcgggcagtgctggctgcctcCAGCAGGTACTTCGAGGCCATGTTCAGCAATGGCCTCCGGGAGAGCCTGGATGACGAGGTAAACTTCCATGACAGCCTCCATCcggaggtgctggagctgctgctggacttTGCTTACTCCTCTCGGATCATTATCAACGAGGAGAATGCCGAGTCCCTCTTGGAGGCTGGGGACATGCTGCAGTTCCATGACGTCCGAGATGCAGCAGCTGAGTTCCTGGAGAAGAACCTCTACCCTTCCAACTGCCTGGGCATGATGCTGCTCTCGGATGCTCATCAGTGCCGGCGGCTCTATGAGCTCTCCTGGAGGATGTGCCTGGTCAACTTTGAGACTGTTCACAAGAGTGAGGACTTCAACAACCTTTCCAAGGACACTTTACTGGACCTCATCTCCAGTGATGAGCTAGAAATCGAGGATGAAGAAAAGGTCTTTAAGGCTGTCATGCAGTGGGTGAAATATGATCTGGATGAGCGGAAGGCTTATCTCCCAGAACTTCTGAGGAATGTTCGCCTGGCTTTGCTTCCTTCTGAATGCCTCAAGGAGGCCTTGGCTTGCGAGGACTTGATCATGGTGGATGAAAGGAACAAGCTTGTCCTGGATGAAGCTATTCAGTGCAAGAAGAAGATCCTCCAGAATGATGGGGTGGTCaccagcccctgtgccaggcctcGCAAAGCTGGGCACACCTTGCTGATCCTGGGAGGACAGACCTTCATGTGTGATAAAATCTACCAAGTGGATCATAAAGCAAAGGAAATCATTCCCAAAGCAGATCTGCCGAGTCCACGGAAGGAGTTTAGTGCCTGTGCCATTGGCTGCAAAGTGTACATCACTGGAGGCAGGGGCTCAGAGAACGGAGTCTCCAAAGATGTTTGGGTTTATGACACTGTGCATGAGGAATGGTCCAAAGCTGCCCCGATGTTAATTGCTCGGTTTGGGCATGGCTCAGCTGAATTGGAAAACTGCCTGTATGTGGTTGGCGGACACACTGCAGTAGCTGGAGTCTTCCCCGCATCTCCTTCTGTTTCCTTGAAGCAAGTAGAGAAGTACGACCCCGTATCCAACAAGTGGATGATGGTGGCTCCGCTGAGAGATGGAGTGAGCAATGCTGCAGTGGTGAGCGCCAGGCTGAAGCTCTTTGTCTTCGGTGGGACCAGCATCCACCGAGACATGGTGTCCAAAGTCCAGTGCTATGATCCAGCTGAGAACCGATGGACGATCAAAGCCGAGTGCCCGCAGCCCTGGCGCTACACGGCGGCCGCTGTCCTGGGCAGCCAGATTTTCATCATGGGAGGAGACACAGAGTTCACGGCAGCCTCCGCCTACCGCTTCGACTGCGAGACAGACCAGTGGACACGCATCGGGGACATGACGGCCAAGCGCATGTCCTGCCACGCCCTGGCCTCAGGGAATAAACTCTATGTGGTAGGAGGTTACTTTGGCACTCAGAGGTGCAAAACGTTGGACTGCTATGACCCTATGTCAGACACATGGAACTGTATCACCACAGTGCCTTACTCGCTCATCCCCACAGCTTTTGTCAGCACCTGGAAGCACTTGCCCTCGTGA